Below is a genomic region from Rosa chinensis cultivar Old Blush chromosome 5, RchiOBHm-V2, whole genome shotgun sequence.
aaaaaaagctgacgCTGAATAACCAAATGAatagcaggaaaaaaaaaagtttgacaAAACATGAGGAGCTGTGATCATTTCAGAAATGCGTCATAAAAAAGACCAAAATGACTTGGCCAGAGAAgatgacattgaataataacaAATGTTGTGTCATAAGACTGGATCTCTGAAGCAAATATATGAACAGATCaggaacctttttttttttgggaaatagATCAGGGGATCCATTTAATACACAAAAATCAACCCAAAGAAATTCTGGATAATCTTCCTGACAAGGCCAAAAATCAAATGAAATGGTGCAGCAATATTCCAGTTAAATTTCGCTGATTCCAAATCTAATGAAACTAAGACGATTCAGAACGCAGAAACAGAGGTATGAAACTAAATATTCTTCGTCATAAACCCTAAGACAAAAACGAAAAGCATACTATCGGGGTTGAAGGCGCCTTGCACCGCCAATCGGAAAGCAGAGAGGTCCATCACGTTGTTTTCGTCGCACAGAGACATGCCTGAATTTGGGGATTTAGGTTTTCGTTTCGTTTCGTTTTCTCTTTAtatgctttctttcttctttttttttttttttttttttccattacgAGGAGGCCTTAAAAGgcccaacaaaaagaaaaagagaaagttcttacatatatagatcatctctctTCAACTTTTCATGAGACCCTTGTGAAGTCAGCCTTAGTAACTGCTTCGGCTGTGGATCAGTTCACCGGCGGCCACGTGCAGACTGCTCAGTTCCGATAGGGATAGGCAGCAACGATGCAAGGGTTGGGAAGATGTTAAAGATGGGATGCAATCTCCTTAAGTTATCAGGAAACTATAGGAAGAAGAGCAAAGACAGGATTCATCCATATTCGTGAGGCTGGGTTGCTTTTCGGCTTGGATCAAAATGAGTCCTTTGGCCGCGAACATGAGAGAGAATGGTCTTTGATTTAGAGTTTATTTGTTTTGCTCTTCTTTGGCTCAATCACATCCAGTTAGACTGTGTCCCCATCCTCATGAGGAGAAACTCTAATACAAAATTGCAGAGGTTTTAAATCAATTTGCATGAGCTTGTCTATTAGAGTTGCAGCAGAAATTCAAGACAACTGAGaatttataaaattaattcaattTGTCAATCTTATCTATAGAGTTTCCATTTGGGTATTGGGTTTAATGGAAAGCATGTTTCTTTGTTGGTGGTGAAGAGATGAAAGAGGAACTAATAAGGACCATGCATGCTTCTCTATTGATGGTGAAGAGATGAGGGAGGAAGAAGCTTGGGACTTTGTTGATGGAGAcgagttgcagagagagagagagcgcccAGAAGCAAACAACTAAAAAAGCAGGAATTACGATGTCGTGCGGCTCCTCCTCCCACCTGATCTGTCCATCTAACTTCTAAGGCAGTGAGCCAATAACAATACCTATCGATAACAAGAGAACTAGGAGTTGAGGGAAACCCTCATGCATCagatgccaaaaaggccttgtaTATCTGCACCAAGACTGTTCCTCACAAAACCAGGAGAAGAATCTGGCTAAGGCTATGTCATCCGCAAGGGCCTTGGTCACCCCCTACGTAACTATGTTTTAGTGACTCCATAAATTGCCATGCACTCCTGTGGTTGGAAGCGGCAATAGATCGAGGAGATGAGAACAACACAATAACCATTCTCCAAGTGAGGATCTCCTTCTTTACTAGACTATTATGATTTGTACAGTTTCATGGCATTAAACTACTGCATgctaccaaaaataaaaaactacacGGCTTTCTCTTCAACCTCATACATACAAAGTCCTAAAACTGTAGTCCACATGCACTTTAAATTACGGatgtaagagcaactccaacagttttcacatattttaattttcctcTACTTTAGAGAAAAATTAGTCTTTTTTGCTCCAATAGATTCACTAAATTAGGGATAGTAATATTCATCTTTTTCAAATCATGTGAAACAATGACGAAATTTACTATATGAGAGAGACGAGTACGAAATAGTAACGGATCACCAATATATTAATCACAAAcgtaaaacaaaaaggaaaagcaTATTGGGAGGCTTATCAGGGTTGAGGCCGTCGTCCTACGGTGATCGGAAAGAAAAATTTGAGAACCGAAGactaaaaaaatcaaaagtaCGTCTTAAGGGTTGCAAGTTCGATTGATCATATATTTGGTACCCACGATGCAGTTACCGGATGTAATTACCTCGATTTGTTCTTTGGCCAACATGAAGTACGTAATTACATTACATTTTCAAAGCATGCACCAAGGAATAGTCATGGACCAAACTGGCCCTTACGTACTGAGCAAATGCCAAATCAATTAATCATTCAAAGGTTCCAACGGTCATGTTCTCTGTGCTCAACGGATCGATACGATTTGAAGGGAAGCAAAAGAAGCCAAAGGCCATGCGATGTGCATCACAATTCTTCTACATACGAAGTCACAAACGCAAGTAATTGCCACACATCCATGCATGTAACTTCTAAGGCAGCTAGCAAACGAGTATTGATGAGAAGAGAAGTAGCTATAGTACTCTACGTACTGGAGTCTTGAGGGTATCCCTCCAGCCACCACCAGAGTTTCTCCTGTTATGCAACTATGCAAGAAGCATGTCATCAGATGCCAAAAAGGTCATGCATATCTTCAGTTGCACCAAGTAACCTGTTAAGTAACATATTGTCCTCGTGGGCCTTCCTCACGTTGCGATGTATGAGCAAGTTTGAAAGCAGAAAATTAGGAGCAACACAATTTACACGAGTATCTGGCCGGAGCTATGTCGTCAGCAAGGGCCTTGGTCAACCCTAAGTGCTTAGGTCTGCACGTAACTATATTTTAGTGACTCGATCCATAAATTGTCGTGGATGCTATTGGTTGGAAGCAGCAATGGAGGAGATGAGAACAAGGTACGTACAGAAGAACCTTTCTTCACGTTAGGAGATACTTCCTTAGGAAGAAGAATAAGTATTTGACTTTATAATCTTTATATGAGTATAGTTTCATGGCATTAAACTACACAGCTTAATTTCTCTTCAAGCTTACATATACAATTATATGTACAAAGTCCTAAAACCCTATACCACACTTTAAACAAGAAGTTGCATTGCTTTTCTTAATCAAAAACCTCCATCACGCACACAGATTGAACAGTGATCGAGAAATCCAAGTTCTTTGTTAAGAGATATTCAATCACCCAAGATATAAATGATACGAACGCTACACATTCAACCTATAAATAAGTCCAGGCATAATATGTAGCTCCACTTAGTTTGACTTGAATGTCAATTTGCACCCATAAGGCCATAAGTTTACAAAATACCAATATTCCCGCGCTGGTTTTGGCGGTTTCCTCATGTTGCCTCATCTTTGAATCCTCACATTCCATTTATCACTCTAAACTAAACATCCATTTCTATCTGGCGGTCCATCATTTATCACTCTAAACTAAACATCCATTTCCTCTCTCTCATAGTCTCATGCTTTCTCTCTGTTCCTCTCTCTGCAACTCTTCTCATTCTCAGACCCAAAACCACTCTTCTCGTTCAAACTTTCTCCCTCAAAAATGATTTCGATTCCTTCTAATTTGTTTTGCCTTTTTGATTCAATCACATCCAATTAGCCTACGTGTCTGTTTGTCCATCTACGTGAGGAAAATGTCTAATACAAATTGCAGAGTTTTTAAATCAATTTGAGCTTTTCTGTTAGAGTTGCATCAGAAATGATCGAGAactataaaattaattcaattTGTCGATctttatttatagaattttcatCTGGGTATTGGGTTTAATAGAAAGCATGTTTCGATATGGGAGAGGAACATGCAAAACaactttggttttgatttttgagttATAAGAAGATGCTTCTCTTCTCTGTTGATGGTGAAGAGATGAGCGAGGAAGAAGCTTGGGAATTTGTTGATTGTGAGACGAGTTGCAGAGGGAGGACCTATGCTTGGATAACAGCATCAGGTATTTGAGTTGGTCTAACTTGATCTAGAATATCTTattctctatttttttctttcataaatATAGTCCCCTTATCTTTTGGGTTGGAGGATCTGCAAGTTTTTGTAGATGGGTTTTTGATTTTGTATGAACGAGTATTTTaggaatttttgttttgtggaATTGACTCTCTCATTTCTCGGCGAGGAaatttggtttctgggttttcaaatCGTCCTTTTTTGTTGACTTAATCAACTCGATCATTGATTTGTTATACATCATACCCTGGATTTGTTTTCGATCTGGGCTTGAAATTCAAAAATAAGAAGATTTGTTGAAATGAATGCATTATGTTGCTGCCTAGTGCCCTTAAAACAAATTGTGTGGATTGTAAGAAGGTAGAGGAAATTTAGACTTACTTGTCTTTATGGTTAGAAAACGTGTAGATTATGATCCGCGATTTGTTCCTCGGTGGAATTAGATGAAAAAGTTGGTAGTGCTTTGGTgaataaatatttgaaattcgTGTTAGTGGAGGAGGCACAGAAAGTGTTTGAGGAGTTGCCTTCTACAGTAACCGGGGAAGGTGTTGTGACGAGTAGATTTTACAGTAACCGGGGTCTTGAAGTGGTTTAGAAAACACAAACATGTTCCAATCAGAAATGTCAAGACACTGCGCGCTAAAATATACAGCCACTGAAGTTCAATGTGCCGGGAAAAGAGTATGGTTTACGGATCAAACAGAAGCACAACACCAAAATTATTCTAGCTTATTTCCAACTCCTGTAATTTGGCAACAACTCCAGCTCCGGTAAGCAGAGGGACCAGTTTTCCTTCCTTGTGCAGATCCCAGGTTGCTGCACAACAGTTTCCAATTAGAATCATCAAGACGACAAGAGTTGCGTATGTGGAAGAACGTACACTACTAAAAGTTGAAACTGATAATATGGAGGTTTAGGGAGTCAAGTCGAACTTACTGTCACAATCACCAATGTGGTTTCCGCCAACGAAAACATTGGGCAGAGTATGCTGTCCAGTCCACTCAGCAAGCGCCGATTGTATCTCACTACCATCACCTTCATAATGCCACAACAAAAACCACCATTAATCACTACCTCATATCCTAAACTCAACCAAAggtaaataaatcaataatccCATGCTTAATATCAAGTATAATCTATCACTGATCATCTATAATCAAAACCAAGTCTAGTTACATCACCTTAATTTGAAGCATATATAGACAGACAATGCATCACAAACTCAAAAACATTAATCAAGATTTTCACCAACTATACATATATAGATAGATATATGTACAGATATAcggtatacatatatataagaaaatcgTTATGATTATACGAATTTGAAAGGAGAAGAGTGGGTACTGACTCTCTTGGTCCAATTCAATGGCCTTGTACTGGACTTCCAATTTTAGAACGAAGAGCTGCTTCACGCACACGCAGTAGGGACAAAGCTTGTTGCTGCGAAACAAAATCTCATCAAATTTCCATATTTGACTCTCTTCGTCAAATTTCCAAATTGGTTCAAAACGATCGacaattctatatatatatatatatatatagccacacagaagaagatgaagaggtaGAGAGAACCTGAAGATGACTACCGGATTGGACGAGACGAGCTCCTTCACCTTGCCCAACGCCATTTCGAAAACGACGACGCTTTCgatttcgaaaccctaaatccccaaaTCGCTCCCGATTCTGTGAGATCACTGTTGGGTGTGTTTAGGaaataggaagaagaagatggatcaACCCAAGTTTTAAGCCCACCTGGTGCGAAACGACGTCGTAGGCTCATTCATTTATTCTTACGCCGCCCTAATTCTAAACGGCGCCGTTCGTAGTTATGAGGCTTTATATGAGCATGAGTTCGAACGTTACCTTTCATcggtgtgaaaatatttatgtcaCTGAAGATGTTTTGACACAAAAATGATATCGTAGAATTTAGAGTTACGGTCGAAATCAAACCTAATTCATTTATAAATACGTTTAATATAGTTGTGCATAATTGAACGTACATACAAACAAAATATGTGTTGAAGATGCATCAGGCGGTCCAGAAAGCTGAAGcagctggtgtacgtgaaacTGGAGACATGCACTTGgataatcaattaatcaaaattCTACCCAGAAGCAAACATTCTTTACTGACTTCTACCAATTGCCAATTCATAGCAAAGTCCGGAAAATACTACTCTTGTTCGATCTCAACATACAGATCGGAGGATCATGACAAAAGCTAGCATTTTAACTAATTAGTTGATTTATATACGAAATCAACTTAACACTATCCTTCGGACAAATATTTCGTCAGTGTTAATTAAGTTCATAATTAACTTCCAACTCTTCATCGAGTTCTCAGTATTCAAGAATTATAATTTTATCATACATCTATTTGGTTATTAGGCAATACTAGCTGGAGTGACCTTTAATTCTCAGACTATAATCATATTCTCTTGTCTTCCAGTTCCAAGgttatttatttccttttctaaTTTGTCAAGCGACTAGACAAAATACATATTGAAATACCATTTGTTCATGCAGCCATATAAGCACGATGAGGTAGTTTTGATGGTCACCTCAAGAACTTAAACTAGCGTTTTGGTTGTGGTCTTCCGGCCACAGCCCACAGGGATAAAATTGATACCCTTGTTCATAATTGGTAAAATCCGGATGCTGGAATTTTTGTAAACAGTTGGGAAAtttcttttgaagcaagttTATTAAAATCTCAACATGATTCTTCTATATATGTACTTTCCCATATTCTGCAAACTCACCCTTAATGTGGTTTCAATTTGTGGGTGTTGTTTGGTGTCCTAGATTTCATAGGATTCCCTCAGATTTCATAAGATTCACCTTTGCATTGTTGGAATATACCGACACattataaataggagcatataGCTCACAGATTCGTGCACTGTGCCTTCTCTTGCTGTGGATCTTATTCTTGCCATtactttctttgattttttgtttcagCCATGTGTCCAAAGGGGAAAATAATGCTCTGCATCATCCTCTATTTGCTGCTCATAGGAGCTGTAGCAGTAACACTAGTCAAAATACTCCTCTTCAATCCACCCAACCTTAAAGTCACAGTCACCAATGCCTCTTTGGCTCAATTCAATCTCAGGAACAATAATGACACTCTTTTCTACAACATTGCACTCACCATCACCACCAGAAACCTCAACCATCCTGCTAATAAAGATGTGCTCTACAGTAGAATCGAAGCCATTGCCAAATACAGGACTGAGAGCTTCGCTAAGTGGACTTTGAGTTCGCCGCCATTCAAACAACACCGCAAGAGCACGACGATTCTGCAATATCCAGCTATTCAAGGGCAACAACCGGTGAGGTTTTCCAAAAGTGAACTCTCCCAGTTTAACCGGGAGAGTGTCATTGGCGTTTACAGTATTGAAGTGGTGGTTCTTATGCAGATAAAAGGAAACACAAAGTCTTACAATTGTGAATGGATATGCACGCTGAAGATTCGTATGGGTTCTATTCAAACACCTTTCGAGGCTACCCAGTGTTTTAGAACTAAATACTAGGAAACAAGGGATAACGAACTTCCCATGTCCTAGGCGAGATAATTAGCTATATTTCTTATAAGCtacttttgtttgtttctttagatATTGATTTACCTTTGGTTAGTTTGCCTAATTTTATTCTGGATGTTCTTCTTTTATTCTGGGTGGCTGCTCAGGAGAGGTTAAGAAAGGCGGGAGTATTTGTTTCGGGGAGTAACTTGGGAGCTGGTTCGGGTTCCCGAAAGGGATGGAGGCTTTTGTGGGGTTTGAAACTCCCTAGCTAATAAAATTAAAGTTTTCCTGTGGAGAGCTTGTAATGGGTACCCACCGTGTGCAGCTGCGTTGAGGAAGAGAAGAATTAGCGATAATGGGCGGTGTCGATCTGGGGTGTGGGTATGGAGAGGAATCTGTGATTCATGCTTTATGGGATTCTTGGTTGATGTGTGTAAGGTGTGGAAGGAGAtggatttcttttttctattctcGCATGTGGAGTCGGTGGCTATGGACAATTGGAATGGTTTGGAGTGGTGGCTTGGCAGCTTTGGCATGAGAGAAACAATAGGCCGGGTACATGGTAAGTTGGCTGTGGGGGCAAAGAAGGTTGAGAAAGCTTACTGTTGGTGGGAAGGCTATTTAAAGGTTGGAATGGTGGATGACGTTGCATTGGCAGGAAATAAAAAATCGATCTTGATTAATCAAGCTCTACAGAAATAATatacaaggaagaagaaagatgaatcTAATGTTACTCACTGAGATGAGAGCTTCAAAGATGCTAGATCCAAAGAGGAGCCTCAGAGACGGAGACGGAGCTTCATCAGACTATGAGAGGAGAACGGCAGAGATAGAAAAGGGCGATATCCTACTACCCTAAGGGTATTTtatcttcgttttttttttctttttctttttaaacttTGGATTAGCGCTTTCTGTTTTTTCGATGCCCGCCTTCGATCATTACTATCCCCCGCTTTtttattatcttttctttttcttttttctctaatTCTTTGGTATGCCGCTTATAAACATAAAaatagatttagggtttaggggttagGGGTTAGGGGTTAGGGTATAGGATTTATTTGAATATTTGCTATCATTATTTATAACTAAATACTTAAATCAGCCACATTTTGCATAGTGTGTTCCACATGTGGTCCATCAAATTGAACAAGAAAGACATCCATTATTTAACGACAGTATCCATGTATGATGCAGTGATTCTTAAGTAGGAGAGATGTAGTAAAGGGAAACTCAATTGCAGAAAACCGGGATACGAAAATGAGTCATTCATACTAATGTTTACAAATGAATATATCAAATTAGTATCGCGAAGGACAATCGATTATCACTAACTTGTTTGGTAACTATGAAATCACTCATACAAATACCGCCTTATGATTTTAAAGAGGTCCATGATATTAATTTGATCAGACTTTTAAAGCAAAAATATGAATAATGCTTGTGTATATGAATTTTAATGATCATGCATGACATCAAATATGTCAATAGTGCATTCCACacttgaaaaggaaaagaaaaaatgattacgACAAATATAAACACCTAGCACATATCATTCATTGGTAATCTTAttttaaatagaaaattatttaaatatttatatattcaTTTATTGCAGGTAAATGTatttcttcatctcaaattttctCATTTCTTCGCCGTTCAATTTGGAGGGTCTTACCCAATTTTCTGAACTAATAACGAGgaaaatagttatttcctcactaattgcttcttttgacaaGAAAATGGTTCCTTGTAGAAAACAgttttttagcgaggaaaccatagttTTATCGCCGTTGGATTTGACAGATCATACTTAGTTTTCCACTAAACTAATAAGGAGGAAAGTGTTATTTCCTCACTAAATACTTCTTTTGGTGAGGAAATGGTTCCTTGTAGAACACAAACTTTTAGCGAAGAAATCATAGATTTGTCGAtgttgaatttggcgggtcttACTCAATTTTCTACCAAATTAATAACGAGGGAAGCGTTATTTCCTCACTGATTGCTTCTTTTGGTGAGGAAATGATTCCTCGTAGAACAtagacttttagcgaggaaactaTAGTTTTGTCACCaatgaatttggcgggttttactcAATTatccgccaaactaataatgaggaaagtgttatttcctcgctaattgtttctttttacGAGGAAATGGTTCCTCGTAGAACATAGACTTTAGCGAGAAAACCATAGCTTTGTTGCCAATGAATTTGGCGGGTCTTAATCAATTATCCGCCAAATTAATAACGAGAAAagtgttatttcctcgctaattgtttcttttaacGAGGAAATGATTTCTTGTATAAAATAGACTTTCagcgaggaaaccatagttttgtcgccattgaatttggcgggtcgTAAATAATTTGccgccaaacaaataacgacGATATCATTATTTCCTCGTTAAATGTTGTTTTTGCGATGAAAAAATTCGTCACTCAACTCtcatatttcctcgctaataacaTGACGATTTGGGAGACCAAATTGTGGTCTCCTTTAGTGATGAACTGAAATATTCGTCGTAGAAAGTGATATATAGGGAGGAAAATATATTCCTCGTAAAAAACCTAATGTCATTCAGTGAGGAACTTAATTACTCCTCGTAAAATGTGACATTTactgaggaaaaaaaattcctcGTGAAAAACTTGGTCGCTAAAGAGACTTTCTGTTGTAGTGATAGTAGGGTGGGGCTGGCTACTTTGAGATTGAAAAGGTCGCATAAGCCTAGACAAGGAGTAATTAAAATGAATATAGATGGTGCATTGAATTTGGGGCAGGGTGTGTATGGTACTGGAGCCGTATGCCGCAATGAGCTAGGTGACTCTGTTGGCGTACTGGCAGTACCAGGTGTTGGATTTGTGAGTCCCAAGACTTGTGAATTTATTGCTCTTGTGAATGGTCTGCATTTTTGCATTCAAGCTGGCTTCTCGCACTTCCATTGAAGGGGATGCCAAAAACATATTCTTGACTTTGGATGGAGCATTAGTTGATGGAAGCAAAGGTTGAGTAATAAGGTTGCCCATTGTGTAGCAAAAGCAGCGCTATCTCTATCTTTTCCTATTTACTGGTGGATGGTGGCGCCGGATTGACTTATTTCAATTCTAGTTAATGAGTTATGTACTTGAGTAATTGTGTAATGGAGTATGGTAATCTTTCCAACCGATTTGTGGTGGGTTTAATGAGGCCactatatacttttttttttttttttgtagtgttttGACAATGAATGAATTCtccttttgataaaaaaaaaaacaaaataataatatatatatatatatatatattttggatgaTCATTCTTTTCAAAGTAATTGTTTATCAATAACATTGATTGTTGTTGAACAACAATTCCATTCAATTGATCTATTGATTCCATACACAGTCATCTTAAAGTACTGCATTTGGATTTAAATcctagagagaaaaataatgATGCACTACTAAGTACAATTTGACTCCCACATAACAACTTCAGAAAAAAATCGATTGCATATATATGGAGGTCAATGGGAATTGGATTTGGGGACAAGAAATAACTAATTTAGATGAATCAATGttgctaattttttttgttttttaattaacCTAAATAGGGTGACTATCATTCATCGAAAGCCAGAAAAGGTCATTACATATACTCCCTCTACCATCAaggggtagataaagagtttgttgtagtagcacagtgatacatagattaTGTCCAATCATTTGACGGTTCCATGCTCCGAAATGAAGCCTATAAACTATTAACTACTACATAGCAAATAAGCTGAATAAACTAGACTCAATGACGCTCACTAAAAACTAGAAGCAGAGCTCCCTAACAAAGTAGAGaattattttaatcaaaatgACTAAACTAAAATAGAGGGCCTAGAGCAAAAACCCAGCCAAAAACTAGCAGCCCAATCAATGTTGCTAAATGCTAATTGAATGATCGAGATGttaaaatacaataaaaaaatGGGTCCCACAaaaatagctaaaaaaaaaagggccctatgtgtgtgtattttgTAGTCTCTCAACCTTGAATTTAatttcaagggttgagattaaaacacttattatttcttatttaaatcTCACCTCTTGATATGAAATTCAAATGTGGGTGACcacaaaatccttattggtCGTTGATAACTGATGTATATGTACACATACGTGTATGTATATGAAACCATGCAGCCTTCATTTTTAAGAGAGATTCTTAGTTAGGGCAGTTACACCAAGTGACGGCAGAGCTGCCCAATCAAGACCTTGCAGAGAGGTGTTTTTGGTATATTACTTTATTAAAAGAGGATTAATTTTGGGATATATAAAGTTATTTCTTAATTTTAATTGGGCTACCTTACGACCACGTGGTAGGGCAGTCCCTATCTAAGAATTTCTCCATTTTCAATGACATGGGTTGTGC
It encodes:
- the LOC112167090 gene encoding glutaredoxin is translated as MALGKVKELVSSNPVVIFSNKLCPYCVCVKQLFVLKLEVQYKAIELDQESDGSEIQSALAEWTGQHTLPNVFVGGNHIGDCDTTWDLHKEGKLVPLLTGAGVVAKLQELEIS